In the Arthrobacter zhaoxinii genome, one interval contains:
- a CDS encoding FAD-dependent oxidoreductase has translation MKSLWLDTAPVISTDPFDPGASYDTVVVGAGLTGLTTAALLARSGQRVAVLEARTVGAVSTGNTTAKVSLLQGTQLSSITSHHNAEIARQYVEANRQGQSWLLRFCDENGIGYELRDAYTYATTAQGLKSLRKEQEAASAAGLDVEFTTDTELPFETTGALRLRDQAQIHPLTVLAGLAQDFRAHGGSLIEGVRVTGARHEDGNGIKVLTNHGEVGARHLVLATGIPILDRGGYFAVLKPERSYAVALPVTGAVPQGMYLSVDSPTRSLRTAESNGISYLLAGGNGHTVGRKKHTQELVDDLVDWTVENFAVGSAASYAWSAQDYSPAGSLPYVGQLPLMGAHIYAATGYNKWGMTNAVAASLALSAEILGGENPWARELYKPRVAPLDAASTLKDNAEVGLSMLTGWAAGLANSAEAAPPEGQGVVSREHGKPVGTCTVAGKTSRASAVCPHLKGVLNWNDAEQSWDCPLHGSRFSATGTLLEGPAVKDLDPA, from the coding sequence TTGAAATCTCTATGGCTCGATACCGCGCCCGTTATATCCACTGATCCCTTCGACCCCGGGGCGTCCTACGACACCGTGGTGGTCGGCGCCGGTCTCACCGGTCTGACCACGGCGGCGCTGCTGGCCCGCAGCGGACAGCGCGTGGCCGTCCTGGAAGCCCGTACGGTGGGGGCCGTCTCCACCGGCAACACCACCGCCAAGGTCTCCCTGCTGCAGGGGACGCAGCTGTCCAGCATCACGTCGCACCACAATGCGGAAATCGCCCGCCAGTATGTCGAAGCCAACCGCCAGGGGCAAAGCTGGCTGCTGCGCTTCTGCGACGAGAACGGTATCGGCTACGAGCTTCGGGATGCCTACACCTACGCCACGACCGCGCAGGGGCTCAAGAGCCTGCGGAAGGAACAGGAGGCGGCTTCCGCGGCCGGACTCGACGTCGAGTTCACCACGGATACGGAGCTGCCATTTGAAACCACCGGCGCGCTGCGGCTTCGGGACCAGGCCCAGATCCACCCGTTGACCGTGCTCGCCGGCCTGGCCCAGGATTTCCGTGCCCACGGCGGCAGCCTCATCGAAGGGGTGCGGGTGACCGGTGCCCGCCACGAGGACGGCAACGGCATCAAGGTCCTTACCAACCACGGTGAGGTGGGCGCCCGGCATCTGGTGCTCGCCACGGGCATCCCGATCCTGGACCGCGGCGGCTACTTCGCGGTCCTGAAGCCGGAGCGTTCCTACGCCGTCGCCCTGCCGGTGACCGGCGCGGTGCCGCAGGGAATGTACCTCTCCGTTGACTCACCCACCCGCTCGCTGCGGACCGCGGAGTCCAACGGCATCTCCTACCTGCTGGCCGGCGGCAACGGGCACACGGTCGGACGGAAGAAGCACACCCAGGAACTGGTGGATGACCTGGTGGACTGGACCGTGGAGAACTTCGCGGTGGGAAGCGCTGCCAGTTATGCCTGGTCCGCCCAGGACTACTCGCCGGCAGGCAGCCTGCCGTACGTAGGCCAGCTGCCGCTGATGGGTGCCCACATCTACGCCGCCACCGGCTACAACAAGTGGGGCATGACCAATGCCGTTGCGGCTTCGCTGGCCCTGAGCGCGGAGATTCTCGGCGGAGAGAATCCGTGGGCCCGGGAACTGTATAAGCCGCGGGTGGCCCCGCTGGATGCCGCGTCCACCCTGAAGGACAACGCCGAGGTGGGGCTTTCGATGCTCACCGGCTGGGCTGCCGGCCTGGCCAACAGCGCCGAAGCGGCACCGCCGGAGGGGCAGGGCGTGGTCTCGCGGGAGCACGGGAAGCCGGTGGGAACCTGCACGGTGGCCGGCAAAACCAGCCGGGCGTCGGCCGTCTGCCCGCATTTGAAAGGCGTCCTGAACTGGAACGACGCCGAGCAGTCCTGGGACTGCCCGCTGCACGGCTCCCGTTTCAGCGCCACGGGAACCCTGCTTGAAGGACCGGCAGTAAAGGACCTCGATCCCGCCTGA
- a CDS encoding DUF4383 domain-containing protein, translated as MAYSSYSSGGLTSRRTNAQKAAMVFGIVFLLIGVLGFIPGATINYGQLYFSGYASEAALLGIFQVSILHNVVHMLLGFAGLAMARKHSSARLYLLGGGILYALLFIYGLLIPLESDANFVPFNTADNWLHAVLAVVMILLGVFLGRQSEPSSYRSNPNPGEGSIPN; from the coding sequence ATGGCATACTCCAGTTACAGTTCAGGCGGCCTTACCTCCCGGCGGACCAATGCGCAGAAAGCAGCCATGGTTTTCGGGATTGTTTTCCTGCTGATCGGCGTCCTGGGGTTCATTCCCGGGGCCACCATCAATTACGGCCAGCTGTACTTCTCCGGTTACGCCTCCGAGGCCGCACTGCTGGGAATCTTCCAGGTGTCGATACTGCATAACGTTGTCCATATGCTGCTGGGATTCGCCGGGCTTGCCATGGCGAGAAAGCATTCCTCGGCCAGGCTCTACCTGCTGGGCGGGGGCATTCTCTATGCCCTGCTCTTCATCTACGGGCTGCTCATCCCGCTGGAATCAGACGCCAACTTCGTCCCGTTCAACACGGCGGACAACTGGCTGCACGCGGTCCTGGCCGTGGTTATGATCCTGCTGGGCGTTTTCCTTGGCCGGCAGAGCGAACCGAGCTCCTACCGGAGCAACCCGAATCCCGGTGAAGGGTCAATTCCCAACTAG
- the ku gene encoding non-homologous end joining protein Ku — translation MRAIWKGAIAFGLVNVPVKVYAATEDHDVSLHQVHGKDGGRIRYQRRCEICGEVVEYKDIAKAYDDGEQTVVLTDEDLASLPVEKSREIDVVEFVPSEQVDPILFDRTYYLEPDSKSTKSYVLLRRTLEDTDRTAVVQFSLRQKSRLGALRVRGDVLTLQTLLWEDEVREASFPSLDEKVRISAKELEMSAALVDSFSGDFDPSEFTDDYQEQLKTLIDAKLEQGDSLDTEETFGAESEEDEGGKVLDLMEALRRSVEKNRGAKAGAGTKDSKSKSKSKDEEDDDGAKKAPAKSRTAASKSTAKTRKGA, via the coding sequence ATGAGAGCGATCTGGAAAGGCGCCATTGCGTTTGGGCTGGTCAACGTGCCGGTCAAGGTCTATGCCGCCACCGAGGACCACGACGTCAGCCTTCACCAGGTGCACGGCAAGGACGGCGGGCGCATCCGCTACCAGCGCCGCTGCGAGATCTGCGGCGAGGTGGTGGAATACAAGGACATTGCCAAGGCCTACGACGACGGCGAACAGACAGTCGTCCTCACCGACGAGGATCTGGCCTCCCTGCCCGTGGAGAAAAGCCGGGAAATCGACGTCGTGGAATTCGTGCCCAGCGAGCAGGTGGACCCCATCCTGTTTGACCGCACGTACTACCTTGAGCCGGACTCCAAGTCGACAAAATCCTACGTCCTGCTGCGCCGCACCCTTGAGGACACCGACCGCACGGCCGTGGTGCAGTTCTCGCTCCGGCAGAAGAGCCGGCTGGGCGCACTGCGGGTACGCGGTGATGTGCTGACCCTGCAGACGCTGCTGTGGGAGGACGAGGTCCGGGAGGCCAGCTTCCCCTCGCTGGATGAAAAGGTGCGGATCTCCGCCAAAGAGCTGGAAATGTCTGCGGCCCTCGTGGATTCCTTCAGCGGCGACTTCGACCCTTCCGAGTTCACCGACGACTACCAGGAACAGCTGAAAACCCTCATCGACGCGAAGCTTGAACAGGGGGATTCGCTCGACACGGAGGAAACCTTCGGTGCAGAATCCGAGGAGGATGAGGGCGGCAAGGTCCTGGACCTCATGGAGGCCCTGCGCCGCAGCGTGGAGAAGAACCGCGGAGCCAAGGCCGGGGCCGGAACCAAGGATTCCAAGTCCAAGTCCAAGTCCAAGGACGAAGAGGACGACGACGGCGCCAAGAAGGCCCCGGCCAAGTCCAGGACTGCGGCTTCAAAGAGCACCGCTAAAACCCGGAAAGGCGCCTAG
- a CDS encoding SDR family oxidoreductase has translation MVFSPGRAIVTGSDSGIGRATAVALAKAGMDVGITWHSDEQGAEDTAAEVRSHGRTAVVARLDTTDLPACAAVVDSLAEELGGLDVFVNNSGTGDGQKFLDLTYDAWRNTMDTNLSGAFVCLQRAAQRMVAAGNGGRLIAVTSVHEHQPRVGAAAYTASKHGLGGLMKTIALELGSYGITANAVAPGEIATPMTGQTDSDPRAEDRPGIPLGRPGYAAEIADVVAFLASPASSYVTGASWAVDGGMLQMGPQAGSHITSSVWREG, from the coding sequence ATGGTGTTTTCGCCTGGAAGGGCAATAGTCACCGGATCGGATTCCGGCATCGGCCGTGCCACAGCGGTAGCGCTGGCGAAGGCCGGAATGGATGTAGGCATCACCTGGCATTCCGACGAACAGGGCGCCGAGGACACCGCGGCGGAGGTCCGCTCGCACGGCCGTACCGCCGTCGTCGCCCGTCTGGACACCACCGATCTGCCGGCCTGCGCGGCGGTGGTGGATTCCCTGGCGGAGGAGCTGGGCGGTCTGGACGTGTTCGTCAACAACTCCGGGACCGGTGACGGGCAGAAGTTCCTGGACCTGACCTATGACGCGTGGCGGAACACGATGGACACCAACCTCAGCGGCGCGTTTGTCTGCCTGCAGCGGGCCGCGCAGCGCATGGTCGCGGCTGGCAACGGCGGCCGGCTGATCGCAGTCACCAGCGTCCACGAACATCAGCCCCGGGTGGGTGCCGCCGCGTACACCGCGTCCAAGCACGGCCTGGGCGGGCTGATGAAGACCATTGCGCTGGAGCTGGGAAGCTACGGGATAACCGCCAATGCGGTGGCCCCCGGAGAAATCGCCACGCCCATGACCGGTCAGACGGATTCCGATCCGAGGGCGGAGGACCGTCCCGGGATTCCCCTCGGCCGGCCCGGCTACGCCGCCGAAATCGCCGACGTCGTTGCGTTCCTGGCTTCACCGGCGTCGTCCTACGTCACCGGTGCCTCCTGGGCCGTCGACGGCGGCATGCTCCAGATGGGACCGCAGGCCGGCTCCCACATCACTTCGTCTGTTTGGCGGGAAGGATAA
- a CDS encoding DUF2630 family protein — translation MDTQEIQHRIQELVEKEQALREVDPAAEPEKHAAELRRIEEQIDQYWDLLRQRRAKADAGQDPDEAQERPVGEVEGYRQ, via the coding sequence ATGGACACACAGGAGATTCAGCACCGGATCCAGGAACTCGTCGAGAAGGAGCAGGCCCTGCGCGAGGTGGATCCCGCTGCAGAGCCGGAAAAACATGCCGCAGAGCTGCGCCGGATAGAGGAACAGATCGACCAGTACTGGGATCTGCTCCGCCAGAGGCGCGCCAAGGCCGACGCCGGGCAGGACCCGGACGAGGCGCAGGAGCGCCCCGTGGGCGAAGTCGAGGGCTACCGCCAGTAG